One stretch of Leadbetterella byssophila DSM 17132 DNA includes these proteins:
- the fabG gene encoding 3-oxoacyl-[acyl-carrier-protein] reductase, whose protein sequence is MKFENKTVLITGASRGIGRSIAEEFAKNGANVAFTYLSSVEKGQALEKELGEFGTKVKGYRSDASLFEEAETLVNAVVADFGKIDVLVNNAGITRDTLLMRMSEEQWDEVLRVNLKSVFNLTKAVTKPMMKAKYGSIINISSVVGIMGNAGQANYSASKAGMIGFTKSIAKELGSRNIRCNAIAPGFIETEMTGELNEAQLAEWTKSIPLKRAGQGSDIAKACTFLGSDDAAYITGQVLVVDGGLLM, encoded by the coding sequence ATGAAATTTGAAAACAAGACCGTTTTAATCACAGGTGCCTCTAGAGGAATAGGCAGATCTATTGCGGAGGAATTTGCAAAAAATGGTGCAAATGTTGCTTTTACTTATTTATCGTCCGTAGAAAAGGGTCAGGCTTTAGAGAAAGAATTAGGAGAGTTTGGGACAAAGGTTAAAGGATACCGTTCTGATGCTTCCTTATTTGAAGAGGCTGAAACGTTGGTAAATGCGGTTGTTGCAGATTTCGGTAAAATTGATGTTTTGGTGAACAATGCCGGTATTACGAGAGATACTTTGTTGATGAGAATGAGTGAGGAGCAATGGGATGAGGTGCTTCGTGTAAATTTGAAATCTGTGTTTAATCTAACGAAAGCCGTTACTAAGCCTATGATGAAGGCTAAATACGGTTCTATCATCAACATATCATCTGTTGTTGGAATTATGGGAAATGCTGGGCAGGCTAATTACTCTGCTTCAAAAGCGGGGATGATTGGTTTTACAAAGTCTATAGCTAAGGAATTAGGATCTAGGAATATTCGTTGTAACGCCATAGCTCCGGGCTTTATAGAAACGGAAATGACCGGTGAATTAAACGAAGCCCAGTTAGCAGAATGGACAAAGTCTATTCCATTAAAAAGAGCGGGTCAAGGTTCAGATATAGCAAAGGCTTGTACTTTCCTTGGATCAGATGATGCTGCTTACATTACAGGACAGGTTCTTGTAGTGGACGGTGGATTATTAATGTAA
- the rsmI gene encoding 16S rRNA (cytidine(1402)-2'-O)-methyltransferase yields MQLILVPTPIGNLKDITLRALEELKSADLILAEDTRTSGVLLKHYEISKPLQSYHIFNEHKTVEKVVDQIKSGKKVVLVSDAGTPAISDPGFLLVRTCLEHGIDVQCLPGATAFVPALVMSGLPSDSFVFEGFLPVKKGRQTKLTFLQAEKRTMIFYESPHRIIRTLEDFKTYFGEDRRASVSREISKLYEETVRGTLSEILAIFAQKAPKGEIVVVIEGNKNQSDKNEI; encoded by the coding sequence ATGCAGTTGATTTTGGTCCCTACGCCTATAGGAAATTTAAAGGATATTACGCTTAGGGCGTTAGAAGAGTTGAAGAGTGCCGATTTGATTTTAGCGGAGGATACTCGTACTTCAGGAGTGCTTTTGAAGCATTACGAGATAAGTAAGCCTTTGCAGAGTTATCATATTTTCAATGAGCACAAGACGGTGGAGAAGGTGGTGGATCAGATCAAGTCAGGGAAGAAGGTAGTTTTGGTTTCAGATGCGGGTACGCCTGCCATTTCTGATCCAGGATTCCTATTAGTGCGGACTTGTTTAGAGCATGGAATAGATGTTCAATGTCTTCCTGGAGCTACGGCATTTGTGCCGGCCTTAGTGATGTCTGGTTTGCCTTCAGATTCTTTTGTATTTGAAGGATTCTTACCGGTAAAGAAAGGGAGACAAACGAAGTTGACGTTTTTGCAGGCGGAAAAGAGAACCATGATCTTTTATGAGTCGCCACATCGAATTATTCGTACATTAGAAGATTTTAAGACCTATTTTGGAGAAGATCGAAGAGCTTCGGTAAGTAGGGAGATATCAAAACTATATGAGGAGACCGTTCGGGGCACTTTGTCAGAAATTCTTGCTATTTTTGCACAGAAAGCTCCGAAAGGGGAAATTGTAGTCGTAATTGAAGGAAATAAAAACCAATCAGACAAAAATGAAATTTGA